The Primulina tabacum isolate GXHZ01 chromosome 7, ASM2559414v2, whole genome shotgun sequence genome includes a window with the following:
- the LOC142550557 gene encoding uncharacterized protein LOC142550557 translates to MIASRDLGTLPSNTETNPKEQVKVIELRNGKVLEQERKEKDKHLESPPFPNSTTAPTTQSRIIVPPPFPAALKKSKMDAKFGKLLEVFKKLHINIPFANALMQMPSYAKFLKEILANKRKLEYHMTVSLTENCSTLVQNKIPPKLKDPRSFSIPCMIGNAIFHKALCDLGASINLMPLSVFMKLGLEEPM, encoded by the coding sequence ATGATTGCTAGTCGAGATCTgggcaccttgccaagcaacACTGAGACTAATccgaaagagcaagtgaaggtcATAGAATTGAGGAATGGAAAGGTACTTGAACAAGAGCGGAAGGAAAAAGATAAGCATCTAGAATCACCACCTTTTCCTAACTCTACAACCGCACCCACTACACAATCTAGAATCATTGtccctccaccttttcctgcagcattGAAAAAGTCGAAGATGGATGCGAAATTCGGTAAATTGCTAGAAGTATTCAAAAAATTGCACATTAATATTCCCTTTGCCAatgctttgatgcaaatgcctagCTATGCTAAATTTTTAAAGGAAATCTTAGCAAATAAAAGGAAGTTAGAATATCACATGACTGTAAGCTTAACTGAAAATTGCTCTACATTGGTACAAAACAAGATCCCACCGAAACTAAAAGATCCaaggagtttttctattccgtGCATGATTGGTAATGCTATTTTtcataaagctttatgtgatcttggtgcgagtaTAAATCTTATGCCTCTATCTGTATTCATGAAACTCGGATTAGAAGAGCctatgtaa